TTGCGCAGCGATGAGGTTGTCGAGTTTGGCCGAAATATCGTTCAGCGTTTCGCTAGAATCCGTTGAAGCCGCGAGTGAGGAAAACTGCGCCATCTGCGCCAGCATCTCTTCGTTATTGGCTGGCTCCAGCGGATCTTGCAGCGACAATTGCGTCGTCAAAAGACGCAGAAAGTCGGCCTGATCCAGCGAAGCAAGGCCGTTGCTGTTCGATGGACCCGAAGGGGTGTTCAATCGGTCCAATGTTTCCTGCACATTGGCCGTGGCGGGCGCTGTTGGGGTGACATTCATGTTCAATTGCTCCTGAGAGTTTCCAGCATCAGCTGCTTGGCCGTCGTCAGCGCCTGAACCAGGTTCTGATACTGGCGCGCGCTTTCCATGATCTCGATCATCTCGGCGCTTTCATCGACGGGTGCCTCCCACACATGCCCTTCGGCATCGGCGAGAGGGTGATTGGGATCGTATCTCTTGGTCGGTGCTGTCTCGCTGCGAATAATCCCGTCGCTGCGCACACCAGACAGACCACTTGCCTGATCGAGCTCGCTGGCAAAACGCACACGGATGGGGCGGTATGCTTCGGCCTCACTGCTCGCGACCGACCCCGCATTGGCGAGGTTGGAAGTGGCCGCATTCATCCGCACCATCTGGGCAGACATGGCCCGCTCGGTCATCGAAAACAGCGTCATCCGGTTACCGTCAGACATCGTCACTCACCCTTCAGCGCGCGAGTGAGCATGTTGACCTTGCCCTGAACAAAGCTGAGCGTTGCTGAGTAGGCCATGGCGTTTTCAGCAAAGGCCACCTGCTCGCGCCCGAGCTCAACCGTATTGCCATCCAGTGAGGCCATGGTCGGCACTTTGTAGACCATATGCGCCATGTCATCGGCGCCAG
This region of Erythrobacter sp. F6033 genomic DNA includes:
- the flgC gene encoding flagellar basal body rod protein FlgC gives rise to the protein MSDGNRMTLFSMTERAMSAQMVRMNAATSNLANAGSVASSEAEAYRPIRVRFASELDQASGLSGVRSDGIIRSETAPTKRYDPNHPLADAEGHVWEAPVDESAEMIEIMESARQYQNLVQALTTAKQLMLETLRSN
- a CDS encoding flagellar hook capping FlgD N-terminal domain-containing protein, whose amino-acid sequence is MNVTPTAPATANVQETLDRLNTPSGPSNSNGLASLDQADFLRLLTTQLSLQDPLEPANNEEMLAQMAQFSSLAASTDSSETLNDISAKLDNLIAAQNAAAEASRAAIEAVRSANPAA
- the flgB gene encoding flagellar basal body rod protein FlgB produces the protein MSEQIFGIHGAALELRSKRMGVLASNIANAATPGYKARDIDFAAALNARLSAGNDGRNSGADDMAHMVYKVPTMASLDGNTVELGREQVAFAENAMAYSATLSFVQGKVNMLTRALKGE